A genomic region of Papaver somniferum cultivar HN1 chromosome 7, ASM357369v1, whole genome shotgun sequence contains the following coding sequences:
- the LOC113298858 gene encoding beta-glucuronosyltransferase GlcAT14A-like — MGIKKFMIPFILAASIIFCVIIIVTLLLTNPIDRFQPVVKPTLTLQSTTDTQYPVAFAYLISSSKGDLEKLKRVLFALYHPNNYYLLHMDQGAPKAEHFELAKFISEEPVFSQIGNVWIVGKPNLVTYRGPTMLATTLHAMSLLLRSCKWDWFINLSASDYPLITQDDLIHSFSKLPKHLNFIQHSSRLGWKLNKRGKPIMIDPGLYSLNKSEIWWVIKQRSLPTSFKLYTGSAWTILSRSFAEYCITGWDNLPRTLLLYYTNLVSSPEGYFQTLVCNSEYYKNTVVSHDLHFIAWDNPPKQHPKSLGIKYFKKMIQRNVTFARKFKQDDPALDKIDRELLRRERGEFSYGGWCFEGNEEKPARSTCSSLKSENFGVLKPGPGSIRLDSLLTEFCSDRNIRRQCR; from the exons ATGGGCATCAAAAAATTCATGATCCCTTTCATTCTAGCAGCCTCAATTATATTTTGTGTGATCATCATAGTAACATTACTTCTAACTAACCCCATTGACAGATTCCAACCCGTAGTCAAACCAACTCTCACATTACAATCTACTACTGATACTCAATATCCAGTGGCATTTGCTTACCTGATCTCATCATCAAAAGGTGATCTTGAGAAATTAAAGCGTGTTCTATTCGCATTATATCATCCGAATAACTACTATCTACTACATATGGATCAAGGTGCGCCGAAAGCAGAACACTTCGAATTAGCCAAATTCATATCGGAAGAACCAGTTTTTAGTCAAATTGGTAATGTCTGGATAGTTGGAAAACCTAATTTAGTTACTTACAGAGGACCTACGATGCTTGCCACTACTCTTCACGCTATGTCATTGCTTTTAAGAAGCTGTAAATGGGATTGGTTTATCAACTTAAGTGCTTCTGATTATCCattaatcactcaagatg ATCTGATACATTCTTTCTCCAAACTGCCTAAACATCTCAATTTCATACAACATTCTAGTCGTCTGGGTTGGAAACT GAATAAAAGAGGAAAACCAATCATGATAGACCCTGGACTTTATAGTCTCAATAAATCTGAAATTTGGTGGGTTATAAAGCAAAGGTCTCTCCCTACTTCTTTCAAACTTTATACAG GCTCTGCATGGACTATATTGTCAAGATCATTCGCCGAATACTGTATAACGGGTTGGGATAATTTACCAAGAACTCTACTTCTATATTACACAAATTTGGTATCATCACCAGAGGGTTACTTCCAAACATTGGTGTGCAATTCCGAGTACTATAAAAACACCGTCGTGAGCCATGATCTTCATTTCATTGCATGGGATAATCCACCAAAACAACATCCAAAATCCTTAGGAATTAAATACTTCAAGAAAATGATTCAAAGAAATGTTACATTTGCTAGAAAGTTTAAACAAGACGATCCCGCTCTTGATAAGATTGATCGTGAACTTCTTAGAAGAGAACGTGGGGAATTTTCTTACGGTGGATGGTGTTTTGAAGGTAATGAAGAGAAACCAGCAAGATCAACGTGCTCTAGTTTAAAGAGTGAAAATTTTGGTGTTCTAAAGCCTGGTCCAGGCTCCATAAGATTGGATTCTTTATTAACAGAATTTTGTTCAGATAGGAATATTAGAAGGCAGTGTAGATGA